A segment of the Asinibacterium sp. OR53 genome:
TGCAACTACTTCAAATACTTGCAATAGATTTACCTGTTTCATTTGTTGATGCCCCCTCTTTCAATCTTACTTCTATCCCGGAAGATTATCCTGTAAGCAATGCCCCTCCCCGAAGTAATGGCGTTGCAGTTTACATACTTAACAGAACTTTCCTTATTTAAAGTTTATTTCCTTCAATAAGCCAGGCAATTCAATTGTCGGGCTATCGGCATTTACATGCGCCTGACAAAACAGATTTCCTAACATTTAAAAATTAAAAAATGAAAACGCTTAAAATGCTTTTTACTGTAGCTATTGTATTAGTTACAGTATCATTTGCCAATGCACAAAGCGACAAAACAGAAAGAACCATTGGCATTAAAACTGAAAAAGTAAAAGTATCCGGTGCATGCGGCATGGATAAAAGACGAATTGAAACTGCGGCATACTCAGTAGATGGGATAAAGTATGCTGTGTGGAATGAATACACACAAATACTTGTTTTAAAATTCAGTGTATTTAAAAAAGAAGCTGGAGATAAAGCCCAGAGAAGCATAGCAGCTGCCGGAAACGATACTGAAAAGTATAAAGCAGATGACTCAGTTTACAACAAGCTGCCTGATTGCTGCCATTACAGAACCATGCAGTTGTAGTAACCGGATTGTTTAGTATATGATTTGGCTTATTAAGCCATTAAATAATTAGAAGAAATAATTAGTAAAATAAAATCAAAAAAATGAAAGCAATTAAAATGCTGATGATGGCAGCTATAACCATCATGTCTTTGAACTTATTTGCACAAGACACAACAAAAATAAAAAAACAGAAGGCTGAAAAACTAAAATATGAATGCCCGATGCATCCGGGTGTGGTAATGGATGGGCCGGGTAAGTGTGCTACCTGTGGTATGGACTTAACACTTTCTCCCAAAGAAAAAATGAAAAGGGAAGTAATGAAAATGTATGCTTGCCCCATGCACCCTGAAGAAACCAGCAATAAGACCGGTAAGTGCAGCAAATGCAATATGGATTTAAAAGA
Coding sequences within it:
- a CDS encoding heavy metal-binding domain-containing protein, with amino-acid sequence MKAIKMLMMAAITIMSLNLFAQDTTKIKKQKAEKLKYECPMHPGVVMDGPGKCATCGMDLTLSPKEKMKREVMKMYACPMHPEETSNKTGKCSKCNMDLKEVKKDKKVYACSMHPEVTSNEAGKCSKCGMDLTLSPKEKMKREVMKIYSCPMHSDVTSNKPGKCSKCGMDLKEKAN